In a single window of the Nicotiana tomentosiformis chromosome 10, ASM39032v3, whole genome shotgun sequence genome:
- the LOC104109235 gene encoding uncharacterized protein translates to MAKIDNEVSEKLSHNHPLFLNSNDNSEAILISLQLRGPENYSVWSRAMRIAILGQNKLGFIDTTCKRGNYGPNLVDLWERCNVIVLSWIMNCVSPELLNEIIYSSNVSAVWNDLKERLNLIVAPVPGRDCEKLREFVVFMEILKLLQFLMGLNESYEQARSQLLMMIPSPSVNTAYSIIMERESQREIIHTWVPIENPDVTAFVSARGGFHQKSRKIFNLICDYCNYKGHTRENCFKLNGYLADFKHKKKGSTFPTTNFAGNTGGARTNTGLLMHTTGSQDLFFSS, encoded by the exons ATGGCAAAAATTGATAATGAAGTTTCTGAGAAGCTAAGTCATAATCATCCTCTGTTCCTAAATTCAAATGATAATTCTGAAGCAATTCTGATCTCACTACAACTACGAGGTCCGGAGAATTACTCGGTGTGGAGTCGCGCAATGAGAATTGCCATTTTAGGGCAAAATAAGCTAGGGTTTATAGACACTACTTGCAAGCGAGGAAATTATGGTCCAAATCTAGTGGATCTATGGGAGAGATGTAATGTAATAGTGCTATCATGGATAATGAACTGTGTATCGCCTGAATTACTCAATGAAATTATTTACTCCTCAAATGTGAGTGCTGTGTGGAATGATCTAAAAGAGAG GCTGAATTTGATAGTCGCTCCAGTCCCTGGGCGTGACTGTGAGAAATTGCGTGAATTTGTTGTGTTCATGGAAATATTGAAGCTTCTGCAGTTCCTTATGGGGCTAAATGAGTCGTATGAGCAAGCTAGAAGTCAGTTGCTCATGATGATACCATCTCCCTCTGTTAACACGGCTTACTCTATAATAATGGAAAGGGAAAGCCAGAGGGAAATTATACATACATGGGTGCCTATAGAGAATCCTGATGTTACTGCATTTGTATCTGCTAGAGGTGGATTCCATCAGAAATCTAGGAAAATTTTTAACCTCATATGTGACTACTGCAACTACAAAGGACACACCAGAGAGAATTGTTTTAAACTGAATGGTTATCTTGCTGATTTCAAGCATAAGAAGAAGGGAAGCACATTTCCTACAACTAATTTTGCAGGAAATACTGGTGGTGCTAGAACTAATACTGGATTACTGATGCATACTACTGGTAGTCAGGACCTTTTTTTCAGCAGCTAA
- the LOC104099476 gene encoding uncharacterized protein — MLVSIVGGSVTAGGGFRGWKGPEPLFAEKLHWIYKIDLRTDTATKLFTCGPPQGRSYMPVLHIVAMTIDPRNSNFFAVAGSVEFARIFDIRKYKRDGSVDFGQPLDYFCPSHLIGDEDVGITGLAFSDQSELLVSYLDEFLYLFTKDMELVPDQSTTPPVSHDTDAGEIDPDHQSRASPSQDSGTDVGLQVYKGHINCQRFTRGVNCFGPKCEYVVSGSDCGRIFIWKKKSGKLVRVLGSGYHVTSCIEPHPYAPMLATYGFDSGIEIWTPTAIDGAVLPTDIQKGKTDPNRTMNTPSGGLLVFLYGVAPLRLMS, encoded by the exons ATGTTAGTTTCTATTGTTGGTGGGAGTGTTACTGCCGGGGGCGGATTTAGGGGGTGGAAGGGGCCCGAACCCCTCTTTGCCGAAAAATTACACTGGatatataag ATAGATCTAAGAACAGATACAGCTACAAAGCTGTTTACTTGCGGACCTCCGCAGGGAAGGAGTTATATGCCTGTCCTTCATATAGTTGCAATGACAATAGATCCAAGAAATTCCAATTTCTTTGCTGTTGCTGGATCAGTTGAATTTGCAAGGATTTTTGATATTCGTAAATATAAGCGGGATGGATCTGTTGATTTTGGTCAGCCTCTTGATTACTTCTGTCCCTCACATTTAATTGGCGATGAGGATGTGGGAATAACAGGCCTAGCTTTTTCTGACCAGAGCGAACTTCTTGTTTCGTACCTTGATGAGTTTCTCTATCTTTTTACAAAAGATATGGAACTGGTACCTGATCAATCCACCACTCCACCAGTTTCCCATGACACTGATGCGGGTGAAATAGATCCAGATCATCAGTCTCGTGCATCTCCATCTCAGGATTCTGGTACAGATGTTGGTCTACAAGTCTACAAAGGGCACATAAACTGTCAAAGATTTACTAGAGGTGTTAATTGTTTTGGGCCCAAGTGTGAATATGTCGTGAGCGGGTCTGATTGTGGTCGAATTTTCATATGGAAGAAAAAGAGTGGGAAGCTTGTTCGTGTTTTGGGCTCAGGTTACCATGTCACAAGCTGTATTGAGCCGCATCCTTATGCACCAATGCTTGCTACCTATGGATTTGACAGTGGCATAGAAATATGGACCCCAACGGCAATTGATGGAGCTGTGTTACCTACGGATATTCAAAAG